A part of Haloarchaeobius sp. HME9146 genomic DNA contains:
- a CDS encoding winged helix-turn-helix domain-containing protein, which produces MVGPTQRLEFVWNSRARRTVLHTLAASPRPRQDVVEAAPASESAIYDALNRLQRRGYVYERDDGDWALTGTGWAVRDLLDEIQAVEGVLADAEEYWRSHDVSALPECGRRRLNQLDGCEVVESPDADPFRAARCVKQTITDAAEANVIAPVYDDRFADALIGCDDPTPRLLVTPELLQETEGATGPSEEATAHLDIRVTTAEFAMALTDEQLCLSLPTLDGCYDPQSELVVETEAGIEWGKSVFETVWTDATPVDAFVER; this is translated from the coding sequence ATGGTTGGTCCCACGCAACGACTCGAGTTCGTCTGGAACTCGAGGGCTCGGCGGACGGTGTTGCACACGCTCGCCGCGTCTCCACGCCCTCGGCAGGACGTTGTCGAGGCCGCGCCCGCGAGCGAGTCGGCTATCTACGACGCCCTGAACCGGCTCCAGCGACGTGGCTACGTCTACGAGCGCGACGACGGCGACTGGGCGTTGACCGGCACGGGCTGGGCGGTCAGAGACCTGCTGGACGAGATACAGGCCGTCGAGGGTGTCCTGGCCGACGCCGAGGAGTACTGGCGGAGCCACGACGTGTCCGCCCTCCCGGAGTGCGGCCGGCGGCGGCTCAATCAGCTCGACGGTTGCGAGGTCGTCGAGTCCCCCGACGCCGACCCGTTCCGCGCGGCGCGATGTGTCAAGCAGACGATTACGGACGCCGCCGAGGCGAACGTCATCGCGCCGGTGTACGACGACCGCTTCGCGGACGCCCTCATCGGCTGTGACGACCCGACGCCTCGCCTGCTCGTGACGCCCGAACTCCTCCAGGAGACCGAAGGGGCGACGGGGCCGAGCGAGGAGGCGACGGCCCACCTCGACATCAGGGTGACCACTGCCGAGTTCGCCATGGCCCTGACCGACGAGCAGCTCTGTCTCTCGCTGCCGACACTGGACGGCTGCTACGACCCACAGAGCGAACTCGTCGTCGAGACCGAGGCAGGCATCGAGTGGGGGAAA